The Streptomyces europaeiscabiei genome window below encodes:
- a CDS encoding aldehyde dehydrogenase family protein, translating into MTATHAFWLAGRQATGETTFDVTSPWDGRLVGRVSVPTDEQVEEAVAAAYAVRDEFAATPAHVRAAVLDHVSRSLVERTEEIAQLISAENGKPIKWARGEVGRAVSVFRFAAEEARRFNGGEAQRLDTDLGGQGRLALTRRFPKGVVLGIAPFNFPLNLCAHKIAPAIAAGVPIVLKPAPATPLSGLVIGDLLAEAATALPAGSWSILPVANDRMPALVQDERLPVISFTGSEKVGYAIMDSAPRKHCTLELGGNGAAVVLADYASDEDLDWAAGRIATFSNYQGGQSCISVQRVIADASVYDRLLPRIVAAVEAQVTGDPSDGATDVGPLVSEDAAKRVETWVQEAVDAGAALLTGGKRDGASYAPTVLADVPADVTISCEEVFGPVLTVRKVEGEAEAFAAVNDSKYGLQAGVFTHDLQTAFRAHRALEVGGVVIGDVPSYRADQMPYGGAKQSGVGREGVRFAMDDYTYERVMVLTGLQL; encoded by the coding sequence ATGACCGCCACCCACGCCTTCTGGCTCGCCGGCCGTCAGGCCACCGGTGAGACCACGTTCGATGTGACGTCGCCCTGGGACGGCCGCCTGGTCGGCAGGGTGAGCGTGCCGACGGACGAGCAGGTCGAAGAGGCCGTGGCCGCCGCGTACGCCGTGCGGGACGAGTTCGCGGCGACGCCGGCGCATGTGCGGGCCGCCGTTCTCGACCACGTCAGCAGGAGTCTCGTCGAGCGGACCGAGGAGATCGCGCAGCTGATCTCCGCCGAGAACGGCAAGCCGATCAAGTGGGCGCGGGGCGAGGTCGGCCGGGCGGTGTCCGTGTTCCGGTTCGCGGCCGAGGAGGCCCGGCGGTTCAACGGCGGCGAGGCGCAGCGGCTCGACACCGACCTGGGCGGACAGGGGCGGCTCGCCCTCACGCGCCGCTTCCCCAAGGGCGTCGTCCTCGGTATCGCGCCCTTCAACTTCCCGCTCAACCTCTGCGCCCACAAGATCGCCCCGGCGATCGCGGCCGGTGTACCGATCGTCCTGAAGCCCGCCCCGGCCACCCCTCTCTCCGGTCTCGTCATCGGCGACCTGCTCGCGGAGGCCGCGACCGCGCTCCCCGCCGGGTCCTGGAGCATCCTCCCCGTCGCCAACGACCGTATGCCCGCCCTCGTCCAGGACGAGCGGCTGCCCGTGATCTCCTTCACCGGGTCCGAGAAGGTCGGCTACGCGATCATGGACTCGGCGCCGCGCAAGCACTGCACGCTGGAGCTGGGCGGCAACGGCGCGGCGGTCGTGCTCGCCGACTACGCGAGCGACGAGGACCTCGACTGGGCCGCCGGCCGCATCGCGACCTTCTCGAACTACCAGGGCGGCCAGTCCTGCATCTCCGTGCAGCGGGTGATCGCGGACGCTTCCGTGTACGACCGGCTGCTGCCCCGCATCGTCGCCGCGGTCGAGGCGCAGGTGACCGGCGACCCGTCCGACGGCGCGACCGACGTGGGGCCGCTGGTCAGCGAGGACGCCGCCAAGCGGGTCGAGACGTGGGTCCAGGAGGCGGTCGACGCCGGGGCCGCCCTGCTCACCGGCGGCAAGCGAGACGGCGCCTCGTACGCGCCGACCGTCCTCGCCGACGTACCCGCCGACGTGACGATCTCCTGCGAGGAGGTCTTCGGGCCCGTCCTCACCGTGCGGAAGGTGGAGGGGGAGGCCGAGGCCTTCGCCGCTGTCAACGACTCCAAGTACGGCCTCCAGGCGGGCGTCTTCACCCACGACCTGCAGACCGCCTTCCGCGCCCACCGTGCGCTTGAGGTCGGCGGCGTGGTCATCGGTGACGTGCCGTCCTACCGCGCCGACCAGATGCCGTACGGCGGGGCCAAGCAATCCGGTGTGGGGCGTGAGGGTGTGCGCTTCGCCATGGACGACTACACCTACGAGCGGGTGATGGTCCTGACAGGGCTCCAGCTCTGA
- a CDS encoding glycoside hydrolase family 3 C-terminal domain-containing protein, translating to MTAQTTPTPPFRDPQLPLAKRIDDLLQRLGPDEKVAFLHQFAPAVDRLGVAAFRTGQEALHGVAWMGPATVFPQAVGLGATWNDDLVRRVGEAVSTETRAMRARDDRVGLNVWSPTVNLLRHPLWGRNEEGYSEDAKLTSAIATAYTRGLRGDHPTFWRTAPVLKHWLAHNNETDRSVTSSSVRPRVLHEYDLRAFRETVEAGAVAGVMPAYNLVNGRPNHVSPYLADQLRTWTDEHLLVCSDAGAPSNLVDSEHYFDTHEEATAASLRAGVDSFTDHGTESSTMIGRIRGALAQSLLTWDDIDGAVRRQLSVRFRLGEFDPGSDPYADLKDFDTPAHRALAQEAAEQAVVLLKNEGGLLPLPADTRIAVVGLLADECKLDWYSGTLIHRSTPLEGLYDRFGAERVTFAEGVDRVRLRALSTGAFVSVPEAAEAADEVRGAQGALDPALLAGRTDLSPLTTDAHGTELALVDWGEGVHTFRAPDGRYLSVADDGYLRASADQPGGWIVQETFRLEPSESHGNGHLLKHTGTGRYVTVDADGVKVADENPETFELMVVQPGEEAVTRVAAEADVVLVVAGNDPHINGRETEDRTTLALPAHQERLLRAARAANPNTALVLVSAYPYAVDPADLPAVLWTAHGGQAAGTALARVLAGDVSPAGRLPQTWYAADADLPDLLDYDVIGARQTYLYFEGTPLFPFGHGLSYAEFAYGNLVTHMGDGELTVSFDVTNTGAVTADEVAQLYVRAEDPSVPRPRRELAGHRRVTLAPGASTELTFRLPLSVLEFWDVAHGTWHLEPGAYELLAGASSEDIRLRTTVTVEGEPVTPRPVVTHGLNAADFDEQRGTAIVDRAKVSGDAVVPAGGAPGEPEGSGGPGELLFRRCDFGAGVTEMTVEVAGEGSVEFSLVGGPVLATLTLGTPTADSYTYTTLRAAVSAAGVHDVHLSLRGPLRLAHVGFSG from the coding sequence GTGACCGCACAGACGACGCCCACGCCGCCTTTCCGCGATCCGCAGCTGCCACTCGCGAAGCGCATCGACGACCTGCTCCAGCGGCTCGGTCCGGACGAGAAGGTCGCGTTCCTGCACCAGTTCGCGCCCGCCGTCGACCGTCTCGGGGTGGCCGCCTTCCGTACCGGCCAGGAGGCCTTGCACGGGGTGGCCTGGATGGGTCCCGCGACGGTGTTCCCGCAGGCCGTGGGGCTCGGCGCGACCTGGAACGACGACCTCGTCCGCCGCGTCGGCGAGGCCGTCTCCACCGAGACCCGCGCGATGCGGGCGCGCGACGACCGCGTCGGCCTCAACGTCTGGTCCCCCACGGTCAACCTGCTGCGCCACCCCCTGTGGGGCCGCAACGAGGAGGGCTACTCCGAGGACGCCAAACTGACCTCGGCGATCGCGACCGCGTACACCCGCGGCCTGCGCGGCGACCACCCCACGTTCTGGCGCACCGCCCCCGTGCTGAAGCACTGGCTGGCGCACAACAACGAGACCGACCGCTCCGTCACGTCCTCCTCGGTCCGTCCCCGCGTCCTGCACGAGTACGACCTGCGCGCCTTCCGCGAGACCGTCGAGGCGGGCGCGGTGGCCGGTGTCATGCCCGCGTACAACCTGGTCAACGGCCGCCCCAACCACGTCTCGCCCTACCTGGCCGACCAGCTGCGCACCTGGACCGACGAACACCTGCTGGTCTGCTCGGACGCGGGCGCGCCGTCGAACCTGGTCGACTCCGAGCACTACTTCGACACCCACGAGGAGGCGACCGCCGCCTCGCTGCGCGCCGGCGTCGACAGCTTCACCGACCACGGCACGGAGAGTTCGACGATGATCGGACGAATCCGGGGCGCCCTGGCCCAATCCCTGCTGACCTGGGACGACATCGACGGCGCGGTCCGCCGCCAGCTCTCGGTCCGCTTCCGCCTCGGCGAGTTCGACCCCGGGTCCGACCCGTACGCCGACCTCAAGGACTTCGACACCCCGGCCCACCGCGCCCTCGCCCAGGAGGCCGCCGAGCAGGCGGTCGTCCTGCTGAAGAACGAGGGCGGTCTGCTGCCGCTCCCGGCCGACACCCGGATCGCCGTCGTCGGCCTGCTCGCCGACGAGTGCAAGCTCGACTGGTACAGCGGCACCCTCATCCACCGCTCCACCCCGCTCGAAGGCCTGTACGACCGCTTCGGTGCCGAGCGCGTGACGTTCGCCGAGGGCGTGGACCGCGTACGCCTCAGGGCGCTGTCCACCGGCGCGTTCGTGTCCGTCCCCGAGGCGGCCGAGGCCGCCGACGAGGTACGCGGCGCCCAGGGGGCGCTCGATCCGGCGCTCCTGGCCGGCCGCACCGACCTGTCGCCGCTCACCACTGACGCGCACGGCACCGAGCTGGCACTCGTCGACTGGGGCGAGGGCGTGCACACCTTCCGGGCACCGGACGGCCGCTACCTCTCGGTCGCCGACGACGGATATCTGCGCGCCTCGGCCGATCAGCCGGGCGGCTGGATCGTCCAGGAGACCTTCCGCCTGGAGCCCTCCGAGTCCCACGGGAACGGTCACCTCCTCAAGCACACAGGGACAGGCCGGTACGTCACTGTCGACGCCGACGGCGTGAAGGTTGCCGACGAGAATCCGGAAACCTTCGAGCTCATGGTGGTGCAGCCCGGCGAGGAGGCCGTGACCAGGGTGGCCGCCGAGGCCGACGTGGTCCTCGTGGTCGCGGGCAACGACCCGCACATCAACGGCCGCGAGACCGAGGACCGTACGACTCTCGCGCTCCCCGCCCACCAGGAGCGCCTGCTGCGCGCGGCCCGCGCCGCCAACCCCAACACCGCGCTGGTCCTGGTCTCGGCCTACCCGTACGCCGTCGACCCCGCCGACCTGCCCGCCGTCCTGTGGACCGCGCACGGCGGCCAGGCCGCGGGCACCGCCCTGGCCCGGGTCCTCGCCGGTGACGTCTCCCCCGCGGGCCGCCTCCCGCAGACCTGGTACGCGGCCGACGCGGACCTTCCCGACCTGCTCGACTACGACGTGATCGGCGCCCGTCAGACGTACCTCTACTTCGAGGGCACCCCGCTGTTCCCGTTCGGCCACGGCCTGTCGTACGCGGAGTTCGCGTACGGAAACCTGGTCACCCACATGGGTGACGGTGAGCTGACGGTCTCCTTCGACGTCACCAACACGGGCGCGGTGACCGCCGACGAGGTCGCCCAGCTCTACGTCCGCGCCGAGGACCCGTCGGTCCCGCGCCCCCGCCGCGAGCTGGCAGGCCACCGCCGCGTCACCCTCGCCCCCGGCGCCTCGACGGAGCTGACCTTCCGGCTCCCGCTCTCCGTCCTGGAGTTCTGGGACGTGGCACACGGCACCTGGCATCTGGAACCGGGCGCGTACGAACTGCTGGCCGGCGCGTCGAGCGAGGACATCCGTCTGCGTACGACCGTCACCGTCGAGGGCGAGCCGGTCACCCCGCGCCCGGTCGTGACCCACGGCCTGAACGCGGCGGACTTCGACGAGCAGCGCGGCACGGCGATCGTCGACCGTGCGAAGGTGTCGGGCGACGCGGTGGTGCCGGCGGGCGGCGCGCCAGGAGAGCCGGAGGGCTCGGGCGGGCCGGGCGAACTGCTCTTCCGCCGCTGCGACTTCGGGGCGGGTGTCACCGAGATGACGGTGGAGGTGGCGGGCGAGGGGAGCGTCGAGTTCTCGCTCGTCGGCGGCCCGGTGCTGGCGACCCTCACGCTCGGCACGCCCACCGCGGACTCGTACACGTACACGACCCTGCGTGCCGCCGTCTCGGCGGCCGGCGTCCACGACGTCCATCTCAGCCTGCGCGGCCCGCTGCGGCTGGCGCACGTCGGCTTCTCCGGTTGA
- a CDS encoding extracellular solute-binding protein encodes MTPNSATSAAPSRRSFLASTAVAAAVVAGGVPLLSACGGSQEGRKEGTTSGKDAQKILPTFVASSVVAPDIPAKNGAPAGFTKAIPTADLKTSVPKKLGSGGKLKVMSPFWGTPPKGDNPYYTAMNEAAGVEVTWQNQDGVTYDQKLGAVLASSDIPDVVVVPAWNLMGRIPSAINAKFADLGPYLSGDKVKEYPNLAAVPTEAWQRGIFGGQLRAIPMPAPYVTGIAPMYRKDLFEKNGYDVPTSPDAFLSWAKEATDAKSKLWACDDMKWAALHIYGVFPGGDKALWWNMVDGKLVNRVETDEYLEALEWTRKLYAAGVVHPDALNVKAGGNAGNRFTAGEVLVYSQNISDWWGKTAEQRTQNPDFEMAAFDYFGADGGDPTLWADQPAGIFTFISKKASAQQIKDFLALCNYCAAPYGTKEFMLTAYGVEGTDYETKKGLPVKTTQGINEVNSAYDLTGNPAPYVAYVDLPEVTKGIVEWQQRMGAFTKKTSFFGLTVTEPNRWANLADNFEQLEDDIVRGRKKISDMQQAVTDWKSKGGDDLRDWYKKLLDDTGSAN; translated from the coding sequence ATGACGCCGAACTCCGCCACCTCCGCCGCGCCCAGCCGGAGAAGCTTCCTCGCCTCCACGGCGGTCGCCGCCGCCGTAGTGGCGGGGGGTGTGCCGCTGCTGTCCGCCTGCGGCGGCTCGCAGGAAGGCCGCAAGGAGGGCACGACGTCGGGCAAGGACGCGCAGAAGATCCTTCCGACGTTCGTCGCGTCGAGCGTCGTGGCGCCCGACATCCCGGCTAAGAACGGCGCACCCGCCGGCTTCACCAAGGCGATCCCCACGGCCGACCTGAAGACCTCGGTCCCGAAGAAGCTGGGCAGCGGCGGCAAGCTGAAGGTCATGTCCCCGTTCTGGGGGACGCCGCCGAAGGGCGACAACCCGTACTACACGGCGATGAACGAGGCCGCGGGCGTCGAGGTGACCTGGCAGAACCAGGACGGCGTCACCTACGACCAGAAGCTCGGCGCGGTCCTCGCCTCCAGCGACATCCCCGACGTCGTGGTCGTCCCCGCCTGGAACCTGATGGGCCGGATACCCAGCGCCATCAACGCCAAGTTCGCCGACCTCGGCCCGTACCTCTCCGGCGACAAGGTCAAGGAGTACCCGAACCTCGCGGCCGTTCCCACCGAGGCCTGGCAACGCGGCATCTTCGGCGGGCAGTTGCGCGCGATTCCCATGCCCGCCCCGTACGTCACGGGCATCGCGCCCATGTACCGCAAGGACCTCTTCGAGAAGAACGGCTACGACGTTCCGACGAGCCCGGACGCGTTCCTGTCCTGGGCGAAGGAGGCCACCGACGCGAAGTCCAAGCTCTGGGCCTGCGACGACATGAAGTGGGCGGCGCTCCACATCTACGGCGTCTTCCCCGGTGGCGACAAGGCGCTGTGGTGGAACATGGTCGACGGCAAGCTCGTCAACCGCGTCGAGACCGACGAGTACCTGGAAGCCCTGGAATGGACGCGCAAGCTCTACGCCGCGGGCGTGGTCCACCCGGACGCCCTCAACGTCAAGGCCGGAGGCAACGCGGGCAACCGGTTCACCGCCGGGGAGGTGCTGGTCTACAGCCAGAACATCTCCGACTGGTGGGGGAAGACGGCCGAACAGCGCACCCAGAACCCCGACTTCGAGATGGCCGCGTTCGACTACTTCGGCGCCGACGGCGGCGACCCCACCCTCTGGGCGGACCAGCCGGCCGGCATCTTCACCTTCATCAGCAAGAAGGCGAGCGCACAACAGATCAAGGACTTCCTCGCACTCTGCAACTACTGCGCCGCGCCCTACGGCACCAAGGAGTTCATGCTCACCGCGTACGGCGTCGAGGGCACGGACTACGAGACCAAGAAGGGTCTGCCGGTCAAGACCACCCAGGGCATCAACGAGGTCAACAGCGCCTACGACCTCACCGGCAACCCAGCCCCGTACGTCGCCTACGTCGATCTGCCCGAGGTCACCAAGGGCATCGTCGAGTGGCAGCAGCGCATGGGTGCCTTCACCAAGAAGACCTCTTTCTTCGGGCTGACCGTCACCGAACCCAACCGCTGGGCCAACCTCGCCGACAACTTCGAGCAGTTGGAGGACGACATCGTGCGCGGCCGCAAGAAGATCAGCGACATGCAGCAGGCGGTGACCGACTGGAAGAGCAAGGGCGGCGACGACCTGCGCGACTGGTACAAGAAGCTGCTCGACGACACCGGTTCGGCGAACTGA
- a CDS encoding ABC transporter permease, which yields MSHSTVPRPRAEAKTPEEPPVASGGTTGSSPRGDRRTGRLSLRLRFRRDRTLILMTLPAILLVLVFNYIPILGNVVAFQDYDPYLSENGFVAMLESPWVGLEQFERIFADSAFWHAVQNTFVLFFLQLVLFFPVPIVLALLINSVVRPRIRAVAQAVMYLPHFFSWVLVVTVFMQIFGGAGIIAQTLRQHGVEGFDLMTNPETFKYLVTVEMIWKDAGWGIIVFLAALSSVSTDLYEAAAMDGAGRWRRMWHVTLPALRPVIALLLVLRVGDALTVGFEQLLLQRSAVGVDASDVLDTYVWWNGIRNQDFSYAAAAGLIKGVVGLALVLTANKVAHLMGEQGVYKK from the coding sequence GTGTCCCACAGCACGGTGCCCCGGCCCAGGGCCGAGGCGAAGACCCCCGAGGAGCCCCCGGTGGCCTCCGGCGGCACCACCGGGTCCAGCCCCCGGGGCGACCGGCGCACCGGCAGACTGAGCCTCAGGCTCAGATTCCGGCGTGACCGCACACTGATCCTGATGACGCTGCCGGCGATCCTGCTCGTCCTGGTCTTCAACTACATACCGATCCTCGGCAATGTGGTCGCCTTCCAGGACTACGACCCCTATCTCAGCGAAAACGGCTTCGTCGCCATGCTGGAGAGCCCCTGGGTCGGCCTCGAACAGTTCGAGCGGATCTTCGCGGACTCGGCCTTCTGGCACGCGGTGCAGAACACCTTCGTGCTGTTCTTCCTCCAGCTCGTGCTGTTCTTCCCGGTCCCGATCGTGCTCGCGCTGCTCATCAACAGCGTGGTCAGGCCCCGGATCCGGGCCGTCGCCCAGGCGGTGATGTACCTCCCGCACTTCTTCTCCTGGGTCCTCGTCGTCACCGTGTTCATGCAGATCTTCGGTGGCGCCGGCATCATCGCGCAGACCCTTCGCCAGCACGGCGTCGAGGGCTTCGACCTGATGACCAACCCGGAGACCTTCAAGTACCTGGTCACGGTCGAGATGATCTGGAAGGACGCCGGCTGGGGCATCATCGTCTTCCTCGCCGCGCTCTCCTCCGTCTCCACCGACCTCTACGAGGCCGCCGCCATGGACGGCGCCGGCCGCTGGCGGCGCATGTGGCACGTCACCCTCCCCGCGCTGCGCCCGGTGATCGCCCTGCTCCTGGTGCTGCGCGTCGGTGACGCCCTCACCGTCGGGTTCGAGCAACTGCTGCTGCAGCGCTCCGCGGTGGGCGTCGACGCCTCCGACGTCCTCGACACCTATGTGTGGTGGAACGGCATCCGCAACCAGGACTTCAGCTACGCCGCCGCCGCGGGACTCATCAAGGGCGTGGTCGGCCTCGCACTGGTCCTGACCGCCAACAAGGTCGCCCACCTCATGGGCGAGCAGGGGGTGTACAAAAAATGA
- a CDS encoding carbohydrate ABC transporter permease: MSALVDKAAETAKPTNERPTVRRPSRWAAPPRPAWEEEPAKAGLAGKGIVLGFACLAILFPLWVVIVTSLQTKKTIDEAGGLVVVPKSITFIAYRELLGGGQVQTAALVSVGVTLVGTLFSMAVSVLCAYGLSRVGSLGHRWILMTLLATMFFGAGLIPTYLLVQGLGLTDTYLALILPSAVSVFNILVLRSFFMGISPELIDSARIDGAGDWRILWKIVMPLSRAVLAVIALFYAVGYWSAWFNASIYLTDQDMMPLQNVMIQLVQKQERPVGLSAQINTGQLSPLAIQMAVMVMALLPVAVLSPFVQKHFKKGMLTGAVKG, from the coding sequence ATGAGCGCACTCGTCGACAAGGCGGCCGAGACGGCCAAGCCCACCAACGAGCGGCCGACGGTACGCAGGCCGAGCCGCTGGGCCGCGCCGCCCCGCCCCGCCTGGGAGGAGGAACCCGCGAAGGCGGGACTCGCGGGGAAGGGCATCGTCCTTGGCTTCGCCTGCCTCGCGATCCTCTTCCCCCTGTGGGTCGTCATCGTCACCAGCCTCCAGACGAAGAAGACCATCGACGAGGCGGGCGGCCTGGTCGTCGTCCCCAAGAGCATCACCTTCATCGCCTACCGGGAACTCCTCGGCGGTGGCCAGGTCCAGACGGCCGCCCTGGTCAGCGTGGGCGTCACGCTCGTCGGCACCCTGTTCAGCATGGCCGTCTCGGTGCTGTGCGCCTACGGCCTCTCCCGCGTCGGCTCGCTCGGCCACCGCTGGATCCTGATGACCCTGCTCGCCACGATGTTCTTCGGCGCGGGGCTCATCCCGACCTATCTCCTGGTCCAGGGCCTCGGTCTCACCGACACCTACCTCGCGCTGATCCTGCCCAGCGCCGTGAGCGTCTTCAACATCCTGGTGCTGCGCTCGTTCTTCATGGGCATCTCGCCGGAACTCATCGACAGCGCCCGTATCGACGGCGCCGGCGACTGGCGCATCCTGTGGAAGATCGTGATGCCGCTGTCGAGGGCCGTCCTCGCGGTCATCGCCCTCTTCTACGCGGTCGGCTACTGGAGCGCCTGGTTCAACGCCTCCATCTACCTCACCGACCAGGACATGATGCCGCTGCAGAACGTCATGATCCAGCTCGTCCAGAAACAGGAACGCCCGGTCGGCCTCTCCGCCCAGATCAACACCGGCCAGCTCTCCCCGCTGGCCATCCAGATGGCGGTCATGGTCATGGCCCTGCTCCCCGTCGCCGTCCTCTCGCCCTTCGTCCAGAAGCACTTCAAGAAGGGCATGCTCACCGGCGCGGTCAAGGGCTGA
- a CDS encoding 1,4-beta-glucanase encodes MRTPQPSRRTVLAGTAAAALASLPALGTPAHAAEAPAADAATGDNTYRWRTAVIGGTGFVTGVLFHPAVRGLAYARTDIGGAYRWDDRKARWTPLTDHLGWDDWNLLGVEAIAIDPAHPNRLYLALGTYAQSWAGNGAILRSDDRGATWTRTDLTVKLGANEDGRGAGERLLVDPRDSDTLWLGTRHDGLLKSTDRGATWAKATGFPATPSATGQGVTLLVAAGRTVHAGWGDGDGTSANLYRTSDGTTWEAVPGRPTGTSAKVPIRAAYDRHTRDLYVTYANAPGPNGQSDGSVHKLRTTTGKWTDVTPVKPGGTTSDDGADTFAYGGVAVDARRPGTVVVSTNNRWAAIDTVYRSTDGGRTWTSLKDSAVFDVSETPYLKWGADKPKFGWWIQALALDPYDSKHVVYGTGATLYGTRDLKRWAPQIRGLEETSVRQLISPPAGEAHLISGLGDIGTMYHERLTASPSRGMASNPVFGSATGLAQAAAKPSYVVRTGWGDNGNGAYSNDGGRTWAPFKAQPAIAKDAPGPIATNADGSALLWSFVHWDGTKYAAHRSGDNGATWTEVSSFPKGATPVADPADPTLFYAYDTDTGTLYASTDGGRSFTARATGLPAGDSQFKLVAAPGLGGDLWLSVKWNGLYRSTDGGVTFSKIESCWASYALGFGKAAEGAGYPAIYQVGSTETITAVYRSDDGAKTWTRINDDAHQWGWTGEAITGDPRVYGRVYLATNGRGIQYGEPA; translated from the coding sequence ATGCGCACCCCACAGCCGAGCCGCCGCACCGTACTCGCCGGGACAGCAGCCGCCGCACTCGCCAGCCTCCCCGCGCTGGGAACTCCGGCCCACGCAGCCGAGGCCCCGGCAGCCGACGCCGCCACCGGTGACAACACGTACCGCTGGCGCACCGCCGTCATCGGCGGCACCGGCTTCGTCACCGGTGTCCTCTTCCACCCGGCGGTACGCGGCCTCGCCTACGCCCGCACCGACATCGGCGGCGCCTACCGCTGGGACGACCGCAAGGCCCGCTGGACCCCGCTGACCGACCACCTCGGCTGGGACGACTGGAACCTCCTCGGTGTGGAAGCCATCGCCATCGACCCCGCCCACCCGAACCGCCTCTACCTGGCCCTCGGCACCTACGCCCAGTCCTGGGCCGGCAACGGCGCGATCCTCCGCTCCGACGACCGCGGCGCCACCTGGACCCGTACCGATCTCACCGTCAAGCTCGGCGCCAACGAGGACGGCCGGGGCGCGGGCGAACGCCTCCTCGTCGACCCGCGCGACAGCGACACCCTGTGGCTGGGCACCAGACACGACGGCCTGCTGAAGTCGACCGACCGGGGCGCCACCTGGGCGAAGGCGACCGGCTTCCCGGCGACCCCCAGCGCCACGGGGCAGGGCGTCACCCTGCTCGTCGCCGCCGGACGCACCGTCCACGCCGGCTGGGGCGACGGCGACGGCACCTCCGCCAACCTCTACCGGACCAGCGACGGAACCACCTGGGAGGCCGTCCCCGGCCGCCCCACCGGCACCTCCGCCAAGGTCCCGATCCGCGCCGCGTACGACAGGCACACCCGCGACCTGTACGTGACGTACGCCAACGCGCCCGGCCCCAACGGCCAGTCCGACGGCAGTGTGCACAAGCTCCGCACCACCACCGGCAAGTGGACCGACGTGACCCCGGTGAAGCCGGGCGGCACCACGAGCGACGACGGCGCCGACACCTTCGCCTACGGCGGCGTCGCCGTCGACGCCCGCCGCCCCGGCACGGTGGTCGTGTCCACCAACAACCGCTGGGCCGCCATCGACACCGTGTACCGGTCCACCGACGGCGGCCGTACATGGACCTCGCTCAAGGACTCCGCCGTCTTCGACGTGTCCGAGACTCCCTATCTCAAGTGGGGTGCGGACAAGCCGAAGTTCGGCTGGTGGATCCAGGCGCTCGCCCTCGACCCGTACGACTCGAAGCACGTCGTGTACGGCACCGGCGCGACCCTCTACGGCACCCGGGACCTCAAGCGCTGGGCGCCGCAGATCCGGGGTCTTGAGGAGACGTCCGTGCGCCAGCTGATCTCGCCCCCGGCCGGAGAGGCGCACCTGATCAGCGGGCTGGGGGACATCGGCACGATGTACCACGAGCGGCTCACGGCGTCCCCCTCACGCGGCATGGCGTCGAACCCCGTGTTCGGTTCGGCGACGGGACTCGCGCAGGCCGCGGCGAAGCCGTCGTACGTGGTCCGCACCGGCTGGGGCGACAACGGAAACGGCGCCTACTCGAACGACGGCGGCCGGACCTGGGCGCCCTTCAAGGCCCAGCCCGCCATCGCCAAGGACGCACCCGGGCCGATCGCCACCAACGCCGACGGCAGCGCGCTGCTGTGGTCCTTCGTGCACTGGGACGGCACGAAGTACGCGGCCCACCGATCCGGCGACAACGGCGCGACCTGGACAGAGGTCTCCTCCTTCCCGAAGGGCGCCACGCCGGTCGCCGACCCGGCCGACCCGACCCTCTTCTACGCCTACGACACCGACACGGGGACGCTGTACGCCAGCACAGACGGTGGCCGTTCGTTCACGGCACGCGCGACCGGACTGCCCGCGGGGGACAGCCAGTTCAAGCTGGTCGCCGCCCCCGGACTCGGCGGTGACCTGTGGCTGAGCGTGAAGTGGAACGGCCTGTACCGCTCCACCGACGGCGGGGTGACCTTCTCGAAGATCGAAAGCTGCTGGGCCTCGTACGCCCTCGGCTTCGGCAAGGCCGCCGAAGGCGCCGGCTACCCGGCGATCTACCAGGTCGGCTCGACGGAGACCATCACCGCCGTCTACCGCTCCGACGACGGCGCGAAGACGTGGACCCGCATCAACGACGACGCCCACCAGTGGGGCTGGACCGGCGAGGCCATCACCGGTGACCCGCGCGTGTACGGCCGCGTGTACCTGGCGACGAACGGACGGGGCATCCAGTACGGGGAGCCGGCCTGA